A single Candidatus Niyogibacteria bacterium DNA region contains:
- a CDS encoding IS30 family transposase has protein sequence MSHETIYQYIYSLAHRNGWGEMKPYYHDLRPYLKRRHKRRGQKGMRSVQRIFRPKGPSIDDRPKEIETRLTIGHWEGDSMVSRQSSVGLNTMVERKTGLVLISRIQNGTASETKRTVISRLNQLPNESRLTLTVDNGSENAEYQAISEVLRISCYFAHPYHSWERGTNENTNGLIRWYFPKGTDFATISDEAIQTVENALNNRPRKRLGWRTPLEVFNESVALQGWMYRYLT, from the coding sequence ATTTCTCATGAAACTATTTATCAATATATCTACAGTCTGGCGCATCGAAACGGCTGGGGCGAAATGAAGCCTTACTATCATGACCTGCGGCCTTACCTTAAACGGCGTCATAAACGTCGGGGACAAAAAGGAATGCGCTCGGTTCAAAGAATCTTCAGGCCAAAAGGTCCGTCAATTGATGACAGACCAAAGGAAATTGAAACTCGCCTAACCATCGGTCACTGGGAGGGCGACTCGATGGTTTCAAGGCAAAGTTCTGTTGGTTTGAATACTATGGTAGAAAGAAAAACCGGCCTGGTGTTGATTAGCCGTATTCAAAATGGGACTGCCAGCGAAACAAAGCGAACCGTCATTAGCCGATTGAATCAATTGCCAAATGAAAGCCGTCTGACTCTCACTGTCGACAATGGCAGTGAAAACGCTGAGTATCAAGCAATCTCAGAAGTCCTCCGAATTTCTTGCTATTTTGCCCACCCTTACCATTCTTGGGAACGAGGCACGAACGAAAACACCAACGGTCTCATTAGATGGTACTTTCCAAAAGGCACGGACTTTGCGACAATATCCGATGAAGCTATTCAGACAGTTGAGAACGCTCTTAACAATCGTCCGAGAAAGCGTTTAGGTTGGAGAACCCCATTAGAAGTTTTTAACGAGAGTGTTGCACTTCAAGGTTGGATGTACCGCTATTTGACTTGA
- a CDS encoding alpha/beta fold hydrolase: MKISLLAKDGVKIMANLAEVEKPAGWLILIHMMPATKESWQDFAEKARDKKYESVAIDLRGHGESGNGPDGFLYFTDEEHRKSVFDIQAAADYLINSRGAALAKIFFIGASIGANLSLKYLAENQKFPAAILLSAGLNYRGIKTEPLVKNLQAGQKVFFASAKDDRAGGNNAEMNRKLYDLTPAKVEKQIKIFETGGHGTDLLKDNPKLENLIFEFLKTAKK, from the coding sequence ATGAAAATTTCTCTTCTTGCCAAAGACGGCGTAAAAATAATGGCCAATCTTGCGGAAGTTGAAAAACCGGCCGGCTGGCTGATTTTAATCCATATGATGCCGGCTACGAAAGAATCATGGCAAGATTTCGCGGAAAAAGCGCGGGATAAAAAATACGAAAGCGTCGCCATTGACTTGCGGGGACACGGCGAATCCGGCAACGGGCCGGATGGGTTTCTTTATTTTACCGACGAAGAACACCGGAAAAGCGTTTTTGACATTCAAGCCGCGGCTGATTATTTAATAAATTCGCGCGGCGCGGCTTTGGCTAAAATTTTTTTTATCGGCGCGTCCATCGGCGCAAATCTGTCGCTGAAATATCTCGCGGAAAATCAAAAATTTCCGGCCGCGATCCTGCTTTCCGCCGGTTTAAATTACCGGGGAATTAAAACCGAACCGCTGGTTAAAAATCTTCAAGCCGGCCAAAAAGTTTTTTTCGCCAGCGCGAAAGACGATCGCGCCGGCGGCAATAACGCCGAAATGAACCGAAAATTATACGATTTAACGCCGGCCAAGGTTGAGAAACAAATTAAAATTTTTGAAACCGGCGGCCACGGCACTGATCTTTTAAAAGATAATCCAAAACTGGAAAATTTAATTTTTGAATTCTTAAAAACCGCCAAAAAATAA
- the rpsO gene encoding 30S ribosomal protein S15, which produces MLMVKEKQKIVDKFRTHQKDTGSSAVQIAILTEEIKRLTSHLKTHQKDNHSRRGLLKMVAKRKSLLDYLANDNPKNYHTVVRKLGLKKKSK; this is translated from the coding sequence ATGTTAATGGTTAAAGAAAAACAAAAAATTGTTGATAAATTCAGGACGCATCAGAAAGATACCGGCTCTTCGGCCGTTCAAATCGCTATTTTAACCGAAGAAATAAAACGGCTGACCAGCCATCTGAAAACTCATCAAAAAGACAATCATTCCCGCCGCGGTTTATTAAAAATGGTGGCAAAACGAAAATCTCTTTTAGATTATTTGGCCAATGACAACCCAAAAAACTATCACACCGTGGTCAGAAAATTAGGGCTCAAGAAAAAATCAAAATGA
- a CDS encoding HD domain-containing protein, with protein sequence MKYKIPKEIKEIYGALRNAGYEAYLVGGCVRDLLLNNSPAGRPKDWDITTNARPEEIEKLYEKSFYENQFGTVSVVTDSEDEALKVVEITPYRLESKYSDKRHPDEVRFTKKLEDDLSRRDFTVNAMALDLESNELIDLFGGQKDLKKGVIRAVGEPTERFEEDALRMMRAVRLATELDFEIEEKTNQAIKEKSLLLDIIAKERVKDELIKIIMSDRPQKGLELMRKTGILKRVLPELEEGWGITQNKEHVFKVWEHNLRSLEHAVKNKYNLEIRMAALLHDVGKPRAKRGEGPESTFYSHDVIGGRMAKEILSRLKFSKKFTEKVFKLVRYHLFFSDTEVITLSAVRRLVRNVGPENIWDLIKVRFCDRMGMGRPKEQPFRLRKYQAMVEQVLRDPISVKMLKINGNQLMKITGLEPGPKIGNILNILLEDVLDDPKLNTAEYLDKKAKKLAILTDKELEKLGKEAKKKSITVEEEAVGEIKGKYYVK encoded by the coding sequence ATGAAATACAAAATTCCCAAAGAAATAAAAGAGATTTATGGCGCGTTAAGAAACGCGGGCTATGAAGCTTATTTGGTCGGCGGCTGCGTGCGCGATCTTTTATTGAATAATTCGCCAGCTGGCAGACCTAAGGATTGGGATATTACCACCAATGCCCGGCCGGAAGAAATTGAAAAACTTTATGAAAAAAGTTTTTATGAAAACCAGTTTGGCACGGTAAGCGTGGTAACTGACAGCGAAGATGAAGCGTTAAAAGTCGTGGAAATCACGCCGTACCGTTTAGAATCAAAATATTCCGACAAGCGCCATCCCGACGAAGTAAGATTTACCAAAAAACTGGAAGATGATTTGAGCCGCCGCGATTTTACCGTAAACGCGATGGCTTTGGATTTAGAGTCCAACGAACTGATTGATCTTTTTGGCGGGCAAAAAGATTTAAAAAAAGGCGTTATTCGGGCCGTGGGCGAGCCAACGGAGCGTTTTGAAGAAGATGCTTTGCGGATGATGCGGGCCGTGCGCTTGGCTACGGAACTTGATTTTGAAATTGAAGAAAAAACCAATCAGGCGATCAAAGAAAAATCCTTGTTATTGGATATTATCGCCAAAGAGCGCGTTAAAGACGAGTTGATTAAAATAATTATGTCTGACCGGCCGCAAAAAGGGTTGGAACTGATGCGGAAAACCGGCATTCTTAAGCGCGTTTTACCGGAACTTGAAGAAGGTTGGGGTATAACGCAAAACAAAGAGCATGTTTTCAAGGTTTGGGAGCATAATTTGCGTTCATTGGAGCACGCGGTGAAAAATAAATATAATTTAGAAATCAGAATGGCCGCGCTTTTGCATGATGTCGGAAAACCTCGCGCTAAACGCGGCGAAGGCCCGGAATCCACTTTTTACAGCCATGACGTGATCGGAGGAAGAATGGCGAAAGAAATCCTTTCCCGCCTTAAATTTTCCAAGAAATTTACGGAAAAAGTTTTTAAGCTGGTCCGTTATCATTTATTTTTTTCAGATACCGAAGTGATTACCCTTTCCGCGGTGCGCCGATTGGTGAGAAATGTCGGGCCGGAGAACATTTGGGATTTGATAAAAGTGCGTTTTTGCGACAGGATGGGGATGGGTCGGCCAAAAGAACAGCCATTTCGCCTTAGAAAATATCAAGCAATGGTTGAGCAAGTGCTTCGCGATCCCATTTCCGTCAAAATGCTTAAAATAAACGGCAATCAGCTGATGAAAATAACCGGCCTTGAGCCTGGCCCTAAAATAGGCAATATTCTGAATATTCTATTGGAAGATGTTTTAGATGATCCGAAATTGAACACCGCGGAATATCTGGATAAAAAAGCCAAGAAATTAGCAATTTTAACCGATAAAGAACTGGAAAAATTAGGCAAAGAAGCCAAGAAAAAAAGCATAACAGTTGAAGAAGAGGCCGTGGGAGAAATAAAAGGAAAGTATTACGTAAAATAA
- a CDS encoding tyrosine-type recombinase/integrase, which produces MKKDIQSLHKEFLEYLEIEKGRSLKTVENYDRYLKRFLNFSKIKEPREISDDLVRRYRLWLNRQKAAEDEINPVRSRIVSVASNGIKRKTQNYYLIGLRAFLKYLIKRGIEALPAERIELAKTGGRELDLIDENELERLLEAPAIDSAKGLRDKAILELLFSTGLRVSELCELNQDSISLEKGEFSVRGKGEKVRVVFLSGRARQALKNYLEKRGDLEEALFINFRGKKNALSEQSRLTSRSIERLVQHYAIKAGISRKVTPHILRHVFATDLLANGADLRSVQALLGHANITTTQIYTHVTDKQLREVHSAFHGKRRKR; this is translated from the coding sequence ATGAAAAAAGACATTCAATCCCTGCATAAAGAATTTTTGGAATATCTGGAAATTGAAAAAGGCCGGAGTTTAAAGACCGTGGAAAATTATGACCGTTATCTCAAACGTTTTTTGAATTTTTCAAAAATTAAAGAGCCGCGGGAAATCAGCGATGATTTAGTGCGCCGTTATCGCCTTTGGCTTAACCGCCAAAAAGCCGCGGAAGACGAAATAAATCCCGTTAGAAGCAGGATTGTGTCCGTGGCTTCTAACGGGATAAAAAGAAAAACGCAGAATTATTATTTAATCGGCTTGCGCGCTTTTTTAAAATATTTAATCAAGCGTGGAATTGAAGCATTGCCGGCTGAACGGATTGAATTGGCGAAAACCGGCGGCCGCGAGCTGGATTTGATTGACGAAAACGAACTGGAACGTTTATTGGAAGCGCCGGCCATTGATTCAGCCAAAGGATTGCGGGATAAGGCGATTTTAGAGCTTTTGTTTTCCACGGGTTTGCGGGTTTCCGAGCTTTGCGAGTTAAACCAAGATTCCATTTCTTTGGAAAAAGGAGAGTTTTCCGTGCGCGGCAAAGGCGAAAAAGTGCGGGTGGTGTTTTTGTCCGGCCGGGCGCGGCAGGCGCTTAAAAATTATTTGGAAAAGCGCGGCGATCTTGAAGAAGCGCTTTTTATAAATTTTCGCGGGAAAAAAAACGCTCTTTCCGAACAATCCCGCCTTACTTCCCGCTCAATCGAACGTTTAGTCCAACATTACGCCATTAAGGCCGGAATTTCCCGAAAAGTCACCCCTCATATTTTACGGCACGTTTTTGCCACTGATTTATTGGCTAATGGCGCGGATTTGCGTTCGGTGCAGGCGCTCTTAGGCCATGCTAATATCACCACCACTCAAATTTACACCCATGTTACCGACAAACAGCTCCGCGAGGTTCATTCCGCTTTTCACGGGAAAAGGAGAAAGAGATAA